The proteins below are encoded in one region of Pleuronectes platessa chromosome 12, fPlePla1.1, whole genome shotgun sequence:
- the mapk8a gene encoding mitogen-activated protein kinase 8 isoform X2 — protein MACVSGESENGEGGYAAYIRTEENEKEVDRTFFDAQRAVIEDFTMNKNKREREFYSLDVGDSTFTVLKRYQNLRPIGSGAQGIVCSAYDQMLERNVAIKKLSRPFQNQTHAKRAYRELVLMKCVNHKNIIGLLNVFTPQKSLQDFQDVYLVMELMDANLCQVIQMELDHERLSYLLYQTLCGIKHLHAAGIIHRDLKPSNIVVKSDCTLKILDFGLARTAATGLLMTPYVVTRYYRAPEVILGMGYQANVDIWSVGCILAEMVRHKILFPGRDYIDQWNKVIEQLGTPTQEFLMKLNQSVRTYVENRPRYAGYSFEKLFPDVLFPADSDHNKLKASQARDLLAKMLVIDSSKRITVDEALQHPYINVWYDPAEVEAPPPKIPEKALDEREHTVEEWKDLIYKEVSDWDEWAKNGVIRGQPPPLGAAVIDSPPQPTSSSSSANDVSSMSTEPTDPCSDPTLTSETDSSLESHTSLGALACCR, from the exons ATGGCCTGTGTGTCTGGAGAGTCGGAGAATGGGGAGGGTGGTTACGCCGCTTACATAAGAAcggaagaaaatgaaaaggaagTCGAC AGGACATTTTTTGATGCACAGAGAGCAGTAATTGAAGATTTCACCATGAACAAAAACAAGCGAGAGAGGGAGTTCTACAGCCTCGATGTGGGAGACTCGACGTTCACAGTCCTGAAGCGATACCAGAATCTAAGACCCATCGGCTCAGGAGCGCAGGGGATAGTGTG CTCTGCTTACGACCAAATGCTTGAACGAAATGTTGCCATCAAGAAGCTGAGTCGGCCGTTTCAAAATCAAACCCATGCCAAGAGGGCGTACAGAGAGCTAGTCCTAATGAAATGTGTCAATCACAAAAAT ATCATTGGcctattaaatgtatttacacCACAAAAATCATTACAAGATTTTCAAGATGT CTActtggtgatggagctgatggacgCCAACCTGTGCCAGGTCATTCAGATGGAGCTGGACCACGAGAGGCTGTCTTATCTGCTCTATCAGACGCTGTGCGGTATCAAACACCTCCACGCTGCCGGCATCATTCACAGG GATCTGAAGCCAAGTAACATAGTCGTCAAGTCCGATTGTACACTGAAGATCTTGGACTTTGGCCTGGCTCGGACGGCGGCCACCGGCCTCCTGATGACACCGTACGTGGTGACACGTTACTACAGAGCACCTGAGGTCATCCTGGGCATGGGATATCAAGCCAATG TGGACATATGGTCTGTGGGCTGCATACTGGCAGAAATGGTTCGCCATAAAATCCTCTTCCCAGGAAGGGACT ATATTGATCAGTGGAACAAGGTCATTGAGCAGCTCGGCACCCCAACTCAGGAATTCCTCATGAAGCTGAATCAGTCGGTAAGAACGTACGTAGAAAACAGGCCACGCTACGCTGGATACAGCTTCGAGAAACTCTTCCCAGACGTGCTCTTCCCTGCTGACTCTGATCACAACAAACTGAAAG CGAGCCAAGCCAGAGATCTCTTAGCCAAGATGTTAGTGATTGATTCCTCCAAACGAATCACTGTAGACGAGGCCCTGCAGCACCCCTACATCAATGTTTGGTACGACCCAGCAGAAGTGGAAGCG CCACCTCCGAAGATTCCGGAGAAAGCATTGGACGAGAGGGAGCACACCGTGGAGGAGTGGAAAG ATCTAATTTATAAGGAAGTGAGTGATTGGGATGAGTGGGCAAAAAATGGAGTGATAAGAGGCCAGCCACCTCCTTTAG GTGCAGCAGTGATCGACAGCCCCCCCCAGCccacgtcctcctcttcctcggccAACGACGTCTCGTCCATGTCCACGGAGCCCACTGACCCGTGCAGCGACCCCACCTTGACCTCTGAAACAGACAGCAGCTTGGAAAGCCATACCTCTCTGGGTGCGCTGGCCTGCTGCAGATAA
- the mapk8a gene encoding mitogen-activated protein kinase 8 isoform X4: MACVSGESENGEGGYAAYIRTEENEKEVDRTFFDAQRAVIEDFTMNKNKREREFYSLDVGDSTFTVLKRYQNLRPIGSGAQGIVCSAYDQMLERNVAIKKLSRPFQNQTHAKRAYRELVLMKCVNHKNIIGLLNVFTPQKSLQDFQDVYLVMELMDANLCQVIQMELDHERLSYLLYQTLCGIKHLHAAGIIHRDLKPSNIVVKSDCTLKILDFGLARTAATGLLMTPYVVTRYYRAPEVILGMGYQANVDVWSVGCIVAEMIRGSVLFPGTDHIDQWNKVIEQLGTPTQEFLMKLNQSVRTYVENRPRYAGYSFEKLFPDVLFPADSDHNKLKASQARDLLAKMLVIDSSKRITVDEALQHPYINVWYDPAEVEAPPPKIPEKALDEREHTVEEWKDLIYKEVSDWDEWAKNGVIRGQPPPLAQVQQ, encoded by the exons ATGGCCTGTGTGTCTGGAGAGTCGGAGAATGGGGAGGGTGGTTACGCCGCTTACATAAGAAcggaagaaaatgaaaaggaagTCGAC AGGACATTTTTTGATGCACAGAGAGCAGTAATTGAAGATTTCACCATGAACAAAAACAAGCGAGAGAGGGAGTTCTACAGCCTCGATGTGGGAGACTCGACGTTCACAGTCCTGAAGCGATACCAGAATCTAAGACCCATCGGCTCAGGAGCGCAGGGGATAGTGTG CTCTGCTTACGACCAAATGCTTGAACGAAATGTTGCCATCAAGAAGCTGAGTCGGCCGTTTCAAAATCAAACCCATGCCAAGAGGGCGTACAGAGAGCTAGTCCTAATGAAATGTGTCAATCACAAAAAT ATCATTGGcctattaaatgtatttacacCACAAAAATCATTACAAGATTTTCAAGATGT CTActtggtgatggagctgatggacgCCAACCTGTGCCAGGTCATTCAGATGGAGCTGGACCACGAGAGGCTGTCTTATCTGCTCTATCAGACGCTGTGCGGTATCAAACACCTCCACGCTGCCGGCATCATTCACAGG GATCTGAAGCCAAGTAACATAGTCGTCAAGTCCGATTGTACACTGAAGATCTTGGACTTTGGCCTGGCTCGGACGGCGGCCACCGGCCTCCTGATGACACCGTACGTGGTGACACGTTACTACAGAGCACCTGAGGTCATCCTGGGCATGGGATATCAAGCCAATG TGGACGTATGGTCAGTGGGCTGCATTGTGGCTGAAATGATCAGGGGAAGCGTGTTGTTCCCCGGCACTGATC ATATTGATCAGTGGAACAAGGTCATTGAGCAGCTCGGCACCCCAACTCAGGAATTCCTCATGAAGCTGAATCAGTCGGTAAGAACGTACGTAGAAAACAGGCCACGCTACGCTGGATACAGCTTCGAGAAACTCTTCCCAGACGTGCTCTTCCCTGCTGACTCTGATCACAACAAACTGAAAG CGAGCCAAGCCAGAGATCTCTTAGCCAAGATGTTAGTGATTGATTCCTCCAAACGAATCACTGTAGACGAGGCCCTGCAGCACCCCTACATCAATGTTTGGTACGACCCAGCAGAAGTGGAAGCG CCACCTCCGAAGATTCCGGAGAAAGCATTGGACGAGAGGGAGCACACCGTGGAGGAGTGGAAAG ATCTAATTTATAAGGAAGTGAGTGATTGGGATGAGTGGGCAAAAAATGGAGTGATAAGAGGCCAGCCACCTCCTTTAG CACAGGTGCAGCAGTGA
- the mapk8a gene encoding mitogen-activated protein kinase 8 isoform X1, which produces MACVSGESENGEGGYAAYIRTEENEKEVDRTFFDAQRAVIEDFTMNKNKREREFYSLDVGDSTFTVLKRYQNLRPIGSGAQGIVCSAYDQMLERNVAIKKLSRPFQNQTHAKRAYRELVLMKCVNHKNIIGLLNVFTPQKSLQDFQDVYLVMELMDANLCQVIQMELDHERLSYLLYQTLCGIKHLHAAGIIHRDLKPSNIVVKSDCTLKILDFGLARTAATGLLMTPYVVTRYYRAPEVILGMGYQANVDVWSVGCIVAEMIRGSVLFPGTDHIDQWNKVIEQLGTPTQEFLMKLNQSVRTYVENRPRYAGYSFEKLFPDVLFPADSDHNKLKASQARDLLAKMLVIDSSKRITVDEALQHPYINVWYDPAEVEAPPPKIPEKALDEREHTVEEWKDLIYKEVSDWDEWAKNGVIRGQPPPLGAAVIDSPPQPTSSSSSANDVSSMSTEPTDPCSDPTLTSETDSSLESHTSLGALACCR; this is translated from the exons ATGGCCTGTGTGTCTGGAGAGTCGGAGAATGGGGAGGGTGGTTACGCCGCTTACATAAGAAcggaagaaaatgaaaaggaagTCGAC AGGACATTTTTTGATGCACAGAGAGCAGTAATTGAAGATTTCACCATGAACAAAAACAAGCGAGAGAGGGAGTTCTACAGCCTCGATGTGGGAGACTCGACGTTCACAGTCCTGAAGCGATACCAGAATCTAAGACCCATCGGCTCAGGAGCGCAGGGGATAGTGTG CTCTGCTTACGACCAAATGCTTGAACGAAATGTTGCCATCAAGAAGCTGAGTCGGCCGTTTCAAAATCAAACCCATGCCAAGAGGGCGTACAGAGAGCTAGTCCTAATGAAATGTGTCAATCACAAAAAT ATCATTGGcctattaaatgtatttacacCACAAAAATCATTACAAGATTTTCAAGATGT CTActtggtgatggagctgatggacgCCAACCTGTGCCAGGTCATTCAGATGGAGCTGGACCACGAGAGGCTGTCTTATCTGCTCTATCAGACGCTGTGCGGTATCAAACACCTCCACGCTGCCGGCATCATTCACAGG GATCTGAAGCCAAGTAACATAGTCGTCAAGTCCGATTGTACACTGAAGATCTTGGACTTTGGCCTGGCTCGGACGGCGGCCACCGGCCTCCTGATGACACCGTACGTGGTGACACGTTACTACAGAGCACCTGAGGTCATCCTGGGCATGGGATATCAAGCCAATG TGGACGTATGGTCAGTGGGCTGCATTGTGGCTGAAATGATCAGGGGAAGCGTGTTGTTCCCCGGCACTGATC ATATTGATCAGTGGAACAAGGTCATTGAGCAGCTCGGCACCCCAACTCAGGAATTCCTCATGAAGCTGAATCAGTCGGTAAGAACGTACGTAGAAAACAGGCCACGCTACGCTGGATACAGCTTCGAGAAACTCTTCCCAGACGTGCTCTTCCCTGCTGACTCTGATCACAACAAACTGAAAG CGAGCCAAGCCAGAGATCTCTTAGCCAAGATGTTAGTGATTGATTCCTCCAAACGAATCACTGTAGACGAGGCCCTGCAGCACCCCTACATCAATGTTTGGTACGACCCAGCAGAAGTGGAAGCG CCACCTCCGAAGATTCCGGAGAAAGCATTGGACGAGAGGGAGCACACCGTGGAGGAGTGGAAAG ATCTAATTTATAAGGAAGTGAGTGATTGGGATGAGTGGGCAAAAAATGGAGTGATAAGAGGCCAGCCACCTCCTTTAG GTGCAGCAGTGATCGACAGCCCCCCCCAGCccacgtcctcctcttcctcggccAACGACGTCTCGTCCATGTCCACGGAGCCCACTGACCCGTGCAGCGACCCCACCTTGACCTCTGAAACAGACAGCAGCTTGGAAAGCCATACCTCTCTGGGTGCGCTGGCCTGCTGCAGATAA
- the mapk8a gene encoding mitogen-activated protein kinase 8 isoform X3 produces MNKNKREREFYSLDVGDSTFTVLKRYQNLRPIGSGAQGIVCSAYDQMLERNVAIKKLSRPFQNQTHAKRAYRELVLMKCVNHKNIIGLLNVFTPQKSLQDFQDVYLVMELMDANLCQVIQMELDHERLSYLLYQTLCGIKHLHAAGIIHRDLKPSNIVVKSDCTLKILDFGLARTAATGLLMTPYVVTRYYRAPEVILGMGYQANVDVWSVGCIVAEMIRGSVLFPGTDHIDQWNKVIEQLGTPTQEFLMKLNQSVRTYVENRPRYAGYSFEKLFPDVLFPADSDHNKLKASQARDLLAKMLVIDSSKRITVDEALQHPYINVWYDPAEVEAPPPKIPEKALDEREHTVEEWKDLIYKEVSDWDEWAKNGVIRGQPPPLGAAVIDSPPQPTSSSSSANDVSSMSTEPTDPCSDPTLTSETDSSLESHTSLGALACCR; encoded by the exons ATGAACAAAAACAAGCGAGAGAGGGAGTTCTACAGCCTCGATGTGGGAGACTCGACGTTCACAGTCCTGAAGCGATACCAGAATCTAAGACCCATCGGCTCAGGAGCGCAGGGGATAGTGTG CTCTGCTTACGACCAAATGCTTGAACGAAATGTTGCCATCAAGAAGCTGAGTCGGCCGTTTCAAAATCAAACCCATGCCAAGAGGGCGTACAGAGAGCTAGTCCTAATGAAATGTGTCAATCACAAAAAT ATCATTGGcctattaaatgtatttacacCACAAAAATCATTACAAGATTTTCAAGATGT CTActtggtgatggagctgatggacgCCAACCTGTGCCAGGTCATTCAGATGGAGCTGGACCACGAGAGGCTGTCTTATCTGCTCTATCAGACGCTGTGCGGTATCAAACACCTCCACGCTGCCGGCATCATTCACAGG GATCTGAAGCCAAGTAACATAGTCGTCAAGTCCGATTGTACACTGAAGATCTTGGACTTTGGCCTGGCTCGGACGGCGGCCACCGGCCTCCTGATGACACCGTACGTGGTGACACGTTACTACAGAGCACCTGAGGTCATCCTGGGCATGGGATATCAAGCCAATG TGGACGTATGGTCAGTGGGCTGCATTGTGGCTGAAATGATCAGGGGAAGCGTGTTGTTCCCCGGCACTGATC ATATTGATCAGTGGAACAAGGTCATTGAGCAGCTCGGCACCCCAACTCAGGAATTCCTCATGAAGCTGAATCAGTCGGTAAGAACGTACGTAGAAAACAGGCCACGCTACGCTGGATACAGCTTCGAGAAACTCTTCCCAGACGTGCTCTTCCCTGCTGACTCTGATCACAACAAACTGAAAG CGAGCCAAGCCAGAGATCTCTTAGCCAAGATGTTAGTGATTGATTCCTCCAAACGAATCACTGTAGACGAGGCCCTGCAGCACCCCTACATCAATGTTTGGTACGACCCAGCAGAAGTGGAAGCG CCACCTCCGAAGATTCCGGAGAAAGCATTGGACGAGAGGGAGCACACCGTGGAGGAGTGGAAAG ATCTAATTTATAAGGAAGTGAGTGATTGGGATGAGTGGGCAAAAAATGGAGTGATAAGAGGCCAGCCACCTCCTTTAG GTGCAGCAGTGATCGACAGCCCCCCCCAGCccacgtcctcctcttcctcggccAACGACGTCTCGTCCATGTCCACGGAGCCCACTGACCCGTGCAGCGACCCCACCTTGACCTCTGAAACAGACAGCAGCTTGGAAAGCCATACCTCTCTGGGTGCGCTGGCCTGCTGCAGATAA